The following coding sequences lie in one Bacteroidales bacterium genomic window:
- the nuoE gene encoding NADH-quinone oxidoreductase subunit NuoE, with protein sequence MLSPHEKEEIQKEIALYPYAQAACIDALKVVQEHRGWISDEAIRDVAEELSMSVTEVDSIATFYTRLYRKPVGRNVILICDSVSCMVMGYETVYKRISDILSIRFGETTPDGRFTLLPISCLGDCDHAPSLMINNDLYHDIAPEQVQTLLDRYK encoded by the coding sequence ATGCTAAGCCCTCACGAAAAAGAAGAAATACAAAAGGAAATAGCACTCTATCCCTATGCCCAGGCGGCCTGTATTGATGCGTTGAAAGTAGTACAGGAACACAGGGGATGGATATCTGATGAAGCTATCAGGGATGTGGCCGAAGAATTATCCATGTCGGTAACTGAAGTAGACAGCATTGCCACGTTTTATACACGTTTATACCGCAAACCCGTTGGCCGCAATGTAATTCTGATTTGCGACAGTGTCAGCTGCATGGTTATGGGCTATGAAACCGTTTATAAACGCATATCGGATATTCTTTCCATACGCTTCGGGGAAACCACACCTGACGGAAGGTTCACCCTGTTACCCATTTCCTGTCTCGGCGATTGTGACCATGCGCCTTCACTGATGATCAACAATGACCTGTACCACGATATAGCTCCTGAGCAGGTCCAAACTCTGCTTGACCGATACAAATAA
- the nuoF gene encoding NADH-quinone oxidoreductase subunit NuoF: protein MEKPLTKYILPDKDPLDFAAYSKEGGYAGVDKALKQMAPDEVTNLVKDSTLQGRGGAGFPTGMKWSLTLKNPGGSGLKYLITNADEMEPGAFKDRYLLEGNPHQLISGMIIAAYAIQAQKAYIFLRWAYKKAEVILKKAIDEAYKAGYLGNNILGTGYSLDMYLHSSAGRYICGEETALINSLEGKRGLPRSKPPFPGTSGLFGQPTVVNNVETLSWISHIVENGADWFKKLSLTGEGGTKIYGVSGRVKKPGLWELPMGTPLREVLMDYAGGMQDGYELRGIIPGGGSTDFMTPDHLDVPLDFKGTVSAGSRLGTGTMIILDDKTCPVAFIKNLISFFSAESCGWCTPCREGLPWTDKILQAFEEGRGKMEYLDTLSFHTRYMGPGNTFCAHAPGAMEPLQSGLKYFRDDFIRHIHEKSCPWR, encoded by the coding sequence ATGGAAAAGCCTTTGACAAAATACATACTGCCCGATAAGGATCCTCTGGATTTTGCAGCCTATTCAAAAGAAGGTGGCTATGCGGGGGTTGACAAGGCATTGAAGCAGATGGCTCCCGACGAAGTGACAAACCTGGTGAAAGATTCCACTTTACAGGGTCGCGGAGGCGCCGGATTCCCTACAGGAATGAAATGGAGCCTCACGCTTAAAAATCCGGGCGGATCAGGACTCAAGTACCTCATCACCAATGCCGATGAAATGGAACCGGGTGCCTTTAAAGACAGGTATCTGCTTGAAGGGAACCCTCACCAGCTCATCTCCGGTATGATCATAGCCGCCTATGCCATCCAGGCTCAGAAGGCTTACATTTTTCTCAGATGGGCTTACAAAAAGGCGGAAGTCATTCTCAAAAAGGCAATAGACGAAGCATACAAAGCAGGTTACCTCGGAAACAACATCCTGGGTACCGGTTACAGTCTCGATATGTACCTGCATTCAAGTGCCGGAAGGTACATCTGCGGTGAAGAAACCGCACTGATCAACTCACTTGAAGGAAAGCGCGGCCTTCCACGATCGAAACCACCGTTCCCGGGCACAAGCGGACTGTTTGGTCAGCCTACGGTGGTTAATAATGTGGAGACCCTTTCGTGGATTTCCCATATTGTTGAGAATGGCGCTGACTGGTTTAAGAAATTAAGCCTTACCGGCGAAGGAGGAACCAAAATTTACGGTGTAAGCGGAAGGGTGAAAAAGCCCGGCTTGTGGGAGCTTCCTATGGGCACACCATTGAGGGAAGTGCTGATGGATTATGCAGGCGGTATGCAGGATGGCTATGAGCTTAGGGGAATTATTCCCGGTGGCGGTTCAACCGATTTCATGACACCCGATCATCTTGATGTTCCCCTTGATTTCAAAGGAACTGTGAGTGCAGGCAGCAGGCTGGGAACCGGAACGATGATCATCCTGGATGATAAAACCTGCCCTGTCGCATTTATAAAAAATCTTATAAGCTTCTTTTCAGCTGAAAGCTGCGGATGGTGTACTCCGTGCCGCGAGGGACTGCCCTGGACCGACAAGATCCTGCAGGCCTTTGAAGAAGGAAGAGGTAAAATGGAATACCTCGATACCCTGTCATTTCATACCCGGTATATGGGCCCGGGAAACACATTCTGTGCCCATGCTCCCGGAGCTATGGAACCTTTGCAGAGCGGGCTGAAATATTTCCGCGACGATTTCATCAGGCATATACATGAAAAAAGTTGTCCCTGGAGGTAA